One window of the Thunnus albacares chromosome 3, fThuAlb1.1, whole genome shotgun sequence genome contains the following:
- the LOC122979185 gene encoding multidrug and toxin extrusion protein 1-like encodes MDGSSKTPIKSSEVVKEDLKASEASVHGSGEAPGSCLKRVRDFIPLDYRNELVQLFKLAGPVVISQLMVFMISFVSTVFCGHLGKTELAGVSLSIAVVNVTGISIGTGLSLTCDTLISQTYGSGNLKRVGVILQRGILILLLACFPCWAILINTEPLLLAVKQSPEVASLSQLYVKIFMPALPASFMYQLQGRYLQNQGIIWPQVITGVIGNILNAVINYVFLYHLDLGVAGSAAANAISQYLLAVVLYVYICWRGLHKATWGGWSLDCLQEWGSFVQLAIPSMLMLCLEWWMFEVGGFLAGVISEAELGAQSVVYELAVVAYMFPLGFSAAASVRVGNALGAGNIEQAKLSCKVPIICAFIIACFVGASLGISRNVIGYIFTSEEDILQRVAAVMIIFGFMHLADAVAAVAGGVLRGAGKQLIGALCNLVGYYFIGFPIGVSLMFAANMGIVGLWTGLTICVLMQSIFFVAFVYKLDWKKAAEEALVRAGVQIKEEKEIIGMGHKDSNHNQAQVSATASSCESAEEDHTYQEADGACQSRTATATVGDVLSVTQLVLRRGLTLLLMVVILVAGIFANTFLTRLLMV; translated from the exons ATGGACGGCTCCAGTAAAACCCCAATTAAGTCTAGTGAAGTAGTGAAGGAGGATTTAAAAGCAAGTGAAGCCTCTGTTCATGGCTCCGGTGAAGCCCCGGGCTCGTGCCTAAAACGCGTGAGAGACTTTATCCCGTTGGACTACCGCAATGAGCTGGTACAACTTTTCAAACTAGCGGGACCAGTG GTCATTTCCCAGCTGATGGTCTTCATGATCAGTTTTGTCAGCACGGTGTTTTGTGGTCACCTAGGGAAAACAGAACTTGCAGGAGTATCATTATCAATTGCG gTGGTTAACGTCACTGGTATTTCCATTGGCACTGGTTTATCATTAACTTGTGATACCCTCATATCTCAG ACGTATGGGAGCGGTAACTTGAAGCGTGTTGGTGTGATTCTTCAGAGGGGGATTCTGATTTTGCTGCTGGCCTGTTTCCCCTGCTGGGCTATCCTCATCAACACTGAACCTCTCCTACTTGCTGTCAAACAGAGCCCAGAGGTCGCCAG TCTGTCCCAGCTGTATGTGAAGATCTTCATGCCTGCTCTGCCG GCTTCTTTTATGTACCAGCTGCAAGGGAGGTATCTTCAAAATCAG ggAATTATATGGCCTCAGGTAATAACTGGAGTCATTGGAAATATCCTCAATGCAGTCATCAACTACGTCTTCCTCTATCATCTGGATTTGGGGGTTGC TGGATCTGCAGCAGCCAATGCTATCTCACAGTATTTGCTGGCTGTGGTGCTTTACGTTTACATCTGCTGGAGGGGTCTGCACAAGGCCACATGGGGAG GTTGGTCACTGGACTGTCTGCAGGAGTGGGGATCCTTTGTCCAGCTGGCCATCCCAAGTATGCTCATGCTTTGTCTGGAGTGGTGGATGTTTGAGGTGGGAGGTTTCCTGGCTGGTGTAATCAGTGAGGCAGAACTGGGAGCTCAGTCAGTAGTATATGAGCTGGCGGTGGTAGCCTACATG TTCCCACTTGGAttctctgctgctgccagtGTACGGGTTGGGAATGCCCTTGGTGCAGGAAACATTGAGCAGGCTAAGCTGTCTTGCAAAGTTCCCATCATCTGTGCAT TCATAATTGCATGTTTTGTTGGAGCTAGTCTCGGCATCTCCAGAAATGTCATTGGATACATTTTCACCTCAGAGGA agacattttacagaggGTTGCTGCCGTCATGATAATATTTGGCTTCATGCATCTTGCTGATGCTGTCGCG GCTGTGGCTGGAGGTGTTCTTAGAGGAGCAGGAAAACAGTTGATTGGTGCTCTATGTAATCTGGTGGGATACTACTTCATTGGCTTCCCTATTGGTGTGTCTCTGATGTTCGCAGCAAACATGGGCATTGTTG GACTTTGGACAGGACTTACCATTTGTGTGTTAATGCAGTCAATATTCTTTGTCGCATTTGTGTACAAACTTGATTGGAAAAAGGCTGCTGAAGAG GCTCTTGTGAGAGCAGGAGTCCagattaaagaagaaaaagagattaTCGGGATGGGACACAAAG ACTCCAATCACAACCAGGCCCAGGTCAGTGCTACTGCCTCCAGTTGTGAGAGTGCTGAGGAAGACCACACATACCAGGAGGCGGATGGTGCATGCCAGAGTAGAACTGCTACTGCTACAGTAGGAGATGTTCTCTCAGTAACACAGCTTGTTTTGCGGCGTGGTCTGACATTGCTGCTCATGGTCGTCATCCTTGTGGCTGGAATCTTTGCCAATACCTTCCTCACCAGGCTGCTGATGGTTTAG